The following is a genomic window from Longimicrobiaceae bacterium.
GTCCTCCATCTCGCCCCGGATCGCGGCGAGGCGCTCCGGGGTGCGGGCCTCGTAGCGGGCCACCAGCACCGGCTCGGTGTTGGAGGCGCGGATCAGCCCCCACCCGTCGCCGAAGAGGACCCGGGCCCCGTCCACGTCGATCACGTCGTGCCCCTGCCGGAAGTGCTCGGTGGCGCGGGCGACGATCTCGAACTTGGTCTCCTCGGTGGCCGGGTAGCGCAGCTCGGAGGTGGAGACGAAGCGGGGGAACTCCGCGATCCACTCGGAGAGCGGGCGGCCCTGGCGCGCGACGATGTCGAGCAGCAGGCAGGCCCCGTAGAGCGCGTCGTCGTAGCCGTAGTAGTCGTCCCCGAACATGATGTGGCCGGAGAGCTCGCCGGAGAGGGCGCTCCCCTCCTCCTTCATCCGCTTCTTGATGAGGGAGTGCCCGGTGGGGTTCATCAGCGGGACGCCGCCCGCCTCCTCCAGCACCTCCGGGAGCACCTGCGAGCACTTCACGTCGAAGACCACCTTCTGCCCGGGGCCGCGCCGCTGGATCAGGTCCAGCCCGTAGAGGAGGAGGAGGGTGTCGCCGCGGACGATCTCCCCCTGGTCGTCGATGGCGCCGATGCGGTCCGCGTCGCCGTCGAAGGCCACGCCCAGGTCGGCGCCGGTCTCTTCCACCTTCGCGACGAGGTCGAGGAGGTTCTTGTCCACCACCGGGTCCGGGTGGTGGTTGGGGAAGCTCGGGTCCGACTCGCAGAAGAGGGGAACCACCTCCACGTTGGATCCCAGCGCGCGCAGCAGCTCCACGGCGACCACGGAGCCGGTGCCGTTGCCGCAGTCGGCGACCACCTTCAGCGGCCGCTCGATCCGGAACTTGCCGGCCACGAAGCGGACGTACTCGTCCAGGACGTCGCGCTCGGTGACGGAGCCCTCGCCGCCGTCCCAGCTCCCGTATTCGATCATGGCGCGGATCTCCTGGATGGCGCCGCCGTAGAGCGAGCCCCCGGAGAGCGTCATCTTGAAGCCGTTGTACTGCGGCGGGTTGTGCGACCCGGTCACCTGCAGCCCCCCGTCCAGCCCGAGGTGGAACACGGCGAACGAGTGGACCGGGGTGGGGACCAGCCCCACGTCGGTCACCGTCGCGCCGGCGGCCATCATCCCGCGGCGCACCGCGGCGGCCAGCTCCTCGGAGGAGGTGCGGTTGTCGCGGCCGAGCGCGAGCGTGGGGTGCTCCTTGCCCAGGCGGCGCCGGGCGAGAGTGGCGAAGGCGCGGCCGATCCCCTCGGCGACCTCGGCGGTGACGTCGGTGCCGACGACGCCGCGGATGTCGTACTGCCGGAAGATGTGCGGGTTGGGCTTGGGCATGGCTGAAACGGAGTCCGCTCGGTTCGTCGTCGAAAAAAGAAACGGCGCGGCCCCGCAAGTGCGGGACCGCGCCGCCGGGGTCAGCGCTCGGCGCCGGCCACGGCGATGCACTCGATCTCCACCCGGGCGTCGCGGGGGAGCCGCGCGGCCTGCACGGTGGAGCGAGCCGGCGCATGGTCGCCGAAGTGCTTCGCGTACACCTCGTTCATGGCCGCGAAGTCGTTCATGTCCGCGAGGAAGACCGTGGTCTTCACCACGGAGCGGAGCGAGGCGCCCGCGGCCTCGAGCACGGCGGCGAGGCTCTGCATGACGCGCTCGGTCTGCGCGGCGACGTCGCCTTCCACCATCTGCATGGAGGCGGGGTCCAGCGGGATCTGCCCCGCGGTGTAGACCATCCCGCCGTGGACGATCGCCTGGCTGTACGGGCCGATGGCGGCGGGGGCCCCGCCGGTCTGCACCTTCTCGAGTGCGGCCATGTGTCTCCTTTGTGGGTTTCGGTTCAGTCGCCGGCCGGG
Proteins encoded in this region:
- a CDS encoding RidA family protein, which encodes MAALEKVQTGGAPAAIGPYSQAIVHGGMVYTAGQIPLDPASMQMVEGDVAAQTERVMQSLAAVLEAAGASLRSVVKTTVFLADMNDFAAMNEVYAKHFGDHAPARSTVQAARLPRDARVEIECIAVAGAER
- a CDS encoding phosphomannomutase/phosphoglucomutase; this translates as MPKPNPHIFRQYDIRGVVGTDVTAEVAEGIGRAFATLARRRLGKEHPTLALGRDNRTSSEELAAAVRRGMMAAGATVTDVGLVPTPVHSFAVFHLGLDGGLQVTGSHNPPQYNGFKMTLSGGSLYGGAIQEIRAMIEYGSWDGGEGSVTERDVLDEYVRFVAGKFRIERPLKVVADCGNGTGSVVAVELLRALGSNVEVVPLFCESDPSFPNHHPDPVVDKNLLDLVAKVEETGADLGVAFDGDADRIGAIDDQGEIVRGDTLLLLYGLDLIQRRGPGQKVVFDVKCSQVLPEVLEEAGGVPLMNPTGHSLIKKRMKEEGSALSGELSGHIMFGDDYYGYDDALYGACLLLDIVARQGRPLSEWIAEFPRFVSTSELRYPATEETKFEIVARATEHFRQGHDVIDVDGARVLFGDGWGLIRASNTEPVLVARYEARTPERLAAIRGEMEDWLRREGVDTSGGATH